GGCGTGACTCTCGGCTCTCGCCAGCAGGCTGATGGCGAGAGCCACGACCAATCCGCTGAAGAACAGCGCGAGCCCACCAGCGATCAAGGCGGCTAGCGGCGAGCTGTCCCGCAGTGCCACCACCGTTTGTGCGGCACTGTACAGCGCCGCACCGATGCAGATCAGGAAGCCGACATATGCCAATGGCGACGGCCCTGTGACCCATTTGGGCGGGCCCGGCAGAGACCTCATGCGCCGCATAAGACGGTACCCACCTTGGTGCCGATCGTTTTCATCCATTCGCCGGCGGCATAGCCGGCGCCGAAAGCAAGAGCGCGCCCGTACCAGTCACCGTCGATGATCATGAAGCCCGCGATGAGATCCTTGGTTTCGGCAAACGGTCCGTCGGTCACCGGGGGCCTGCCCTCACCGTCGTCGCGGACCCACGCGCCGCAGGCGCGCCTCGGTAGTGCTTGAGGAAAGGGTACTTGGCCATCGCTTTCTCGCTCCAAAGTGGCGACCCTCGTTGGTCGCTCGCCACTGGGACGGAGCCATCACGACATGCTCGTCCGGATCGCGGCCGGTGTCTCGGCGGGTGGTTATCACTGGACGCGATCGGGTAGAAGGTGAGCATGACATCTCCAGATGAGAATGTAACGCCTGAGTCCGGCCAGAAAGATGAAGAAGTGCTGGCCCCCGCCACACCGGGCGCCGAGGCACGCCCCCTGCCCGAGGGAGCAGTCGACAAACCCTCGGAGGGGTGACGGGAGCGCGGCCAGATTGAACTCACGCAGGTCTGTTCTCGAACTTTTCCTGCGTGAGCTCAGCCTCGACGCGCCGACCACGCGAATCCGCTCCGGCACGCACCGCCCTCCGCGACAACCGAGCGACATTGTCGCTAACAGCCGGGCAACTCGCACCCAAAGCCACCGAGAGGCTGCTGGGACCGGTGTGACGAAGGCCGGCCCCGGCGAGGAATCACCGCGGCGGCCGCCGTGTTGCACACCGTCGTGGCTACCCAAGACTTGTTCCAACCCCTCACCGTCGGCTCGTTGACGGTGCCCAACCGGTTTGCGATGGCGCCGATGACCCGGCAGGCGTCACCTGGCGGGGTTCCCGGCGCCGATGTCGCCGAGTACTACCGGCGACGCGCCGCAGGCGGGGTGGGACTGATCATCACCGAAGGCGTCCGGTTGCCGGACCCTGCCGCGGCCCATCCGTTCTCCATCCCGACGCTCGCCGGCGACGATGTCCTCGCCGGCTGGTCGCGCGTGACCGAAGCCGTGCACGCAGACGGCGCCACCATCGCCGCGCAGCTGTGGCATCAGGGTGCGCAGCGCGATGACGCGGACGGCGTGGTGCCGGTCGGCCCGTCCGGCGTCGACGGCCTCGGGCAACCCAGGGGACGGGCGCTCGAGACCGACGAACTCGAGCGCATCGCCGAGTTGTTCGCGCAGAGTGCCCGCACAGCCAGGGATGTCGGGTTCGATGCCGTCGAGCTCCACGGTGCACATGGATATCTGCTCGACGAATTCCTCTGGGAACGAACGAATCTCCGCACCGATGGCTATGGCGGCTCCCTCTCCGCGCGGACCCGCTTCCCCGCCGAGGTGGTGGCCGCAGTGCGTGGAGCAGTCGGCCCGGACTACCCGATCATCTTCCGCTTCTCGCAGTGGAAGGGCGTCGACTACGCGGCATCCATTGCCGATGACCCTACGCAGCTTCAGGAGCTCCTCACTCCCCTGGTGGAAGCGGGAGTGGACGTCTTCCACCCCTCGACACGCAGGCATTACGCGCCCGCATTCCCCGACCACGACGGCGAATTGAGCCTTGCCGGGTGGA
Above is a window of Mycolicibacterium baixiangningiae DNA encoding:
- a CDS encoding NADH:flavin oxidoreductase, with the protein product MATQDLFQPLTVGSLTVPNRFAMAPMTRQASPGGVPGADVAEYYRRRAAGGVGLIITEGVRLPDPAAAHPFSIPTLAGDDVLAGWSRVTEAVHADGATIAAQLWHQGAQRDDADGVVPVGPSGVDGLGQPRGRALETDELERIAELFAQSARTARDVGFDAVELHGAHGYLLDEFLWERTNLRTDGYGGSLSARTRFPAEVVAAVRGAVGPDYPIIFRFSQWKGVDYAASIADDPTQLQELLTPLVEAGVDVFHPSTRRHYAPAFPDHDGELSLAGWTKKVTGLPVIAVGSVGLETQFRSEKRGQIIQPASVDRLLEQFDAGEFDIVAIGRALLADPGWVNRLRAGELDGFSGYDPETALSALA